In Sphingobacteriaceae bacterium, the following are encoded in one genomic region:
- a CDS encoding tetratricopeptide repeat protein: MPRLYSKVILFFLVLALYPQLGKSDNYIDSLKKIITGKSHDSLKMDALDDLVQALWKTDTKQALNYSKLYLATTIKSKEEDRIAGSLNLLAGTYYFLGDYKNSLLYNIKTLQQRKKIRADGKTVGSKKSIASSHINIAGLYLNQGNYSLAIEHNLEALKLKRETKDSVGEARVLSNLGNAYESMGNDEKAISFHESALQLANQIGEEYIAGSCYNNLGNIYTNLNKYDKAFRSYEKAIEFRKKINDEEGLYGTYNNVGNLYFELKKYDEAKKYFELVWEYYHNSSDPLIKTSVLVNMGVVYKHFKEMDKAEKYLNQAIIIAKENKLLQIEKNAYESLAQMFSGKKDFAKAYQYMKLYAHINDTIFKVENSRKIAELQAKYDDAFKTNQLENMQKANMKAELENSRKELELQRQTGIRNISFMAIGLLLIIGILFLNRYSIKNKLNEQLAIQNKQIAEKNLDITNSITYAKRIQNAIVPSEKSVSAIFPDNFIMYRPKDIVAGDFYWCEVYENKKYIAVADCTGHGVPGAMMSVVCSNALNRSLFEFKITEPGNLLDKTRDLILETFSKNEEQMNDGMDISLLCVDGNEVKWAGANNSLIYFSKGKRVEIKSHKQSIGKTDKITPFPTHPIPLVKGDVFYLYSDGYADQFGGENGKKIILKNMLALFENNHQLPFQEQKSIITKYFDDWKGNLEQVDDVCLIGIRV, encoded by the coding sequence ATGCCTCGTTTATATTCTAAAGTTATTCTCTTTTTTTTGGTGCTGGCATTATATCCTCAATTGGGTAAATCAGATAATTACATTGATAGTTTAAAAAAGATCATTACCGGTAAATCTCATGATTCATTGAAGATGGATGCTTTAGATGATTTGGTGCAAGCATTATGGAAAACCGATACAAAACAAGCTTTGAATTATTCTAAACTATATTTAGCAACTACCATTAAATCAAAGGAAGAAGATCGCATTGCCGGAAGTTTGAATCTGTTAGCCGGTACTTATTATTTTTTAGGCGATTATAAAAATAGTTTATTGTATAATATAAAAACATTGCAACAAAGAAAAAAAATCCGGGCGGATGGAAAAACAGTAGGATCAAAAAAATCCATTGCCAGTTCGCATATTAATATAGCCGGTTTATATTTAAATCAAGGGAATTACAGTTTAGCGATAGAACATAATTTAGAAGCCTTAAAATTAAAGCGTGAAACAAAGGATAGTGTAGGGGAGGCGCGTGTGCTTTCTAATTTAGGAAATGCCTATGAAAGTATGGGGAATGACGAAAAAGCTATTTCATTTCACGAAAGCGCTTTACAACTGGCTAATCAAATTGGCGAAGAATATATTGCCGGATCGTGTTATAATAATTTGGGGAATATTTACACTAATTTGAATAAATACGATAAGGCCTTTCGTTCTTATGAAAAGGCAATTGAGTTCAGAAAGAAAATTAATGATGAAGAAGGATTGTATGGGACTTATAATAATGTAGGCAATTTATATTTTGAATTAAAAAAGTATGATGAAGCAAAAAAGTATTTTGAATTAGTTTGGGAATATTATCACAACAGCAGCGATCCCTTAATTAAAACAAGCGTATTAGTGAATATGGGCGTGGTGTATAAACATTTTAAGGAAATGGATAAGGCGGAAAAATATTTAAATCAGGCCATTATTATCGCTAAAGAAAATAAATTATTGCAGATAGAAAAGAATGCGTATGAATCGCTGGCCCAAATGTTTTCCGGTAAAAAAGATTTTGCCAAAGCCTATCAATATATGAAGTTGTATGCACATATTAATGATACCATTTTTAAAGTGGAAAATTCAAGGAAAATTGCCGAATTGCAAGCCAAGTACGACGATGCATTTAAAACTAATCAACTCGAAAATATGCAAAAAGCAAATATGAAAGCCGAGTTGGAGAATTCACGCAAAGAACTTGAGTTGCAACGCCAAACCGGAATACGAAATATTAGTTTTATGGCTATTGGTTTGCTTTTAATTATTGGAATATTATTTTTGAATCGATACTCAATTAAAAATAAATTAAACGAACAGCTGGCCATTCAAAATAAACAAATTGCCGAAAAGAATCTGGATATAACGAATAGCATTACTTATGCCAAACGTATTCAAAACGCTATTGTCCCTTCTGAAAAAAGTGTATCTGCCATTTTTCCCGATAATTTTATTATGTACCGTCCAAAAGATATTGTGGCGGGAGATTTTTATTGGTGTGAAGTGTACGAAAATAAAAAATACATTGCAGTAGCCGATTGTACCGGACACGGTGTACCGGGCGCTATGATGAGTGTGGTTTGCAGTAACGCACTCAACAGATCATTGTTTGAGTTTAAAATTACCGAGCCCGGAAATTTATTAGACAAAACCAGAGATCTTATATTAGAAACTTTCAGTAAAAATGAAGAGCAGATGAATGATGGTATGGATATTTCATTGTTATGTGTTGATGGTAACGAAGTAAAGTGGGCGGGTGCAAACAACTCTTTGATTTATTTTAGTAAAGGAAAACGAGTAGAAATAAAATCGCACAAACAATCCATTGGAAAAACAGATAAAATTACGCCATTTCCTACACATCCTATTCCATTGGTGAAAGGAGATGTATTTTATTTATATTCGGATGGGTATGCAGATCAATTTGGAGGAGAAAACGGCAAAAAAATAATATTAAAAAATATGTTGGCCTTATTTGAAAATAATCATCAACTTCCGTTTCAAGAACAAAAAAGCATCATCACAAAATATTTTGATGATTGGAAAGGAAACCTAGAACAAGTGGATGACGTTTGTTTAATCGGAATTCGAGTTTAA
- the ftcD gene encoding glutamate formimidoyltransferase: MEQIIECVPNFSEGRNPDIIKQITDEIESVEGVQLLNVDPGKATNRTVVTFVGNPKAVIDAAFLAIKKAGELIDMSKHKGEHPRMGATDVCPLIPIAGITMEETAVYAQQLAERCGKEIKLPIYLYEAAQKNKERSNLSVIRAGEYEGFFKKIKLAEWKPDFGPAEFDAKRGATVIGARDFLVAYNINLNTTSTRRANSIAFDVREAGRVMREGNPITGKVITDADGSPKSIPGTLKAVKAIGWYIEEYGICQISMNLTNINITSVHQAFDEVCAKASERGIRVTGSELVGLIPLKSLLDAGKFFLRKQKRSLGVSEKELIKIAVKSLGLDELSPFIPEERIIEYKLRKPTDSKLINMRLNDFADETASESMAPGGGSISAYMGTLGISLAAMVANLSSHKKGWDDRWEEFSVYAEKAQQIKDELIKLVDADTAAFNKIIAAFALPKSNDEEKAIRTQAVQDATKIAIDVPYRVMELSFESLSVIKAMVENGNPSSITDAGVGALCARSAVIGSFMNVRVNATGFNDKKYIENLIAKGNEMQEKAISTEKEIIEKVKERLGL; this comes from the coding sequence ATGGAACAAATTATAGAGTGTGTACCCAACTTTAGCGAAGGAAGAAACCCGGATATCATCAAACAAATAACGGATGAGATTGAAAGTGTTGAAGGCGTACAGCTTTTAAACGTAGATCCGGGTAAAGCAACAAACAGAACTGTAGTTACTTTTGTCGGAAATCCAAAAGCCGTTATTGATGCAGCGTTCTTAGCCATTAAAAAAGCGGGTGAGTTAATTGATATGAGTAAACATAAAGGCGAACATCCACGCATGGGCGCCACTGATGTTTGTCCGCTTATTCCCATAGCAGGTATTACTATGGAAGAAACCGCGGTATATGCTCAACAATTAGCTGAGCGTTGCGGTAAAGAGATAAAGTTGCCTATTTATTTATATGAAGCCGCACAAAAAAATAAAGAAAGATCAAACCTTTCTGTAATACGTGCCGGCGAATACGAGGGATTTTTCAAAAAAATTAAATTAGCGGAGTGGAAACCGGATTTTGGTCCCGCTGAATTTGATGCCAAACGCGGAGCCACCGTTATTGGAGCACGCGACTTTTTAGTAGCCTATAATATTAATTTAAATACCACTTCAACCCGCAGAGCTAATTCCATTGCCTTTGATGTAAGAGAAGCCGGGCGCGTAATGCGAGAAGGAAATCCAATTACCGGTAAAGTTATAACTGATGCAGATGGAAGTCCAAAATCAATTCCCGGAACATTAAAGGCTGTTAAAGCAATAGGATGGTATATAGAAGAATATGGTATTTGTCAGATTTCAATGAATCTCACCAATATTAATATAACTTCTGTTCATCAAGCCTTTGATGAAGTTTGTGCAAAAGCAAGCGAAAGAGGAATTCGGGTAACCGGTTCAGAATTGGTTGGATTAATTCCGCTTAAATCCTTACTGGATGCCGGTAAATTCTTTTTAAGAAAACAAAAACGCTCGCTTGGCGTAAGTGAAAAGGAGCTTATTAAAATTGCAGTAAAATCTTTGGGACTTGATGAATTATCTCCTTTTATTCCGGAAGAAAGAATTATTGAATACAAATTAAGAAAGCCAACCGATTCGAAATTGATAAACATGCGCTTGAATGATTTTGCGGATGAAACAGCCAGTGAAAGTATGGCTCCCGGAGGTGGATCTATTTCCGCCTACATGGGTACATTAGGTATTTCACTTGCAGCTATGGTAGCCAATTTAAGTTCACACAAAAAAGGATGGGACGATAGATGGGAGGAATTTAGTGTCTATGCAGAAAAAGCGCAGCAAATAAAAGATGAATTAATAAAATTGGTAGATGCCGATACAGCCGCATTTAATAAAATAATTGCTGCATTTGCTTTACCAAAAAGCAATGATGAAGAAAAAGCAATTCGAACACAAGCAGTACAAGATGCGACTAAAATTGCCATTGATGTTCCGTATAGAGTAATGGAGTTAAGCTTTGAAAGCTTATCCGTGATTAAAGCGATGGTAGAAAACGGAAATCCAAGCTCCATTACCGATGCCGGTGTGGGCGCCTTGTGTGCCAGAAGTGCCGTAATAGGATCATTTATGAATGTTCGGGTAAATGCCACCGGATTTAATGATAAAAAATACATAGAAAATTTAATTGCCAAAGGAAATGAAATGCAAGAAAAAGCCATTTCAACCGAAAAAGAAATAATTGAAAAAGTAAAAGAAAGGTTAGGATTATAA
- a CDS encoding T9SS type A sorting domain-containing protein produces MKKYFTLIACFVSFYNTVKAQTITAVPIVTLTGAPGTPMMIAFNPIFNLYYASSGGGGCNQMTTYTSTGGAPISNTSVCYDARGTWWNPNTNVLEGNGYNGSGIYTVTLNGSGIPTNAGAFFPAGNIQPDPQSMGSYDPSTNNIIYYNSGNLIKRNRTTSALVATIPITGLPVGFGNLTTNCGFFTGIPGIEYAVYDYVNRRAYHINYNTGAYVSTVQFPPTAGAPSYYNLSYSNNMFFICNANVWQGYNICITASSSPSAICIGSSATLTAEGGNSYTWSPGGLNTASIVVNPTLTTNYTVAGVAQPGCPSTVTLTLNVNSIPTIAVNSGTICTGQSFTMNPSGANTYTYEGGNAVVSPTTNTNYTVVGTSSAGCISNVVTSSVTVNASPIPTITVNSGSICSGNSFTMSPSGAASYTYQGGNAVVSPTSNTNYTVVGTNTAGCISNVVTSSVTVNALPLPTISVNSGTSCAGANFTLVPSGANTYTFQGGSAVVSPTANASYTVVGTNSAGCVSATFATANITVTAGPSVSVAGNQTICVGETTTLTANGGDSYLWFNTGSSSSTIAVSPTVTTGYTVQGTSSVTGCSSTFVSNVTVNLCTGLSNLTNELKGLQVYPNPAVNTVIVELNNGKEKNIMLSDLSGRVISEKTTTDNKVSVDLNKLSNGLYLIKVQSGNAVETIKLIKE; encoded by the coding sequence ATGAAAAAATATTTTACATTAATTGCTTGTTTTGTATCTTTTTACAATACTGTTAAAGCACAAACAATTACTGCAGTTCCAATTGTAACGCTAACTGGAGCCCCAGGAACTCCAATGATGATTGCCTTTAATCCGATTTTTAACCTTTATTACGCAAGTTCAGGAGGCGGTGGATGTAATCAAATGACGACTTATACTAGTACTGGAGGAGCTCCTATTTCAAATACAAGTGTTTGTTATGACGCAAGGGGTACTTGGTGGAATCCTAATACTAATGTGTTAGAAGGAAACGGATACAACGGTTCAGGAATATATACGGTAACACTAAATGGTTCTGGAATTCCAACTAATGCAGGAGCTTTTTTTCCTGCAGGAAACATTCAGCCAGATCCACAAAGTATGGGCTCCTATGATCCTTCAACTAACAATATTATATACTATAATAGCGGTAATTTAATAAAGCGAAACAGAACCACCAGCGCCTTGGTTGCTACAATTCCTATAACAGGATTACCTGTTGGTTTTGGAAATTTAACTACAAATTGTGGATTCTTCACTGGAATTCCAGGAATCGAGTATGCAGTATATGATTATGTTAATAGAAGGGCATATCATATTAATTATAATACTGGCGCATATGTTTCTACTGTTCAATTCCCTCCAACTGCCGGTGCGCCATCCTATTACAACCTTTCTTATTCAAATAATATGTTCTTTATTTGTAATGCAAATGTTTGGCAAGGTTATAATATTTGTATTACTGCATCATCATCACCAAGTGCAATTTGTATAGGTTCTAGTGCTACTTTAACCGCAGAGGGAGGGAATAGTTATACTTGGTCTCCTGGAGGATTAAATACTGCTAGTATAGTTGTAAATCCAACTCTTACTACTAATTATACTGTTGCAGGAGTTGCTCAACCTGGTTGCCCTTCTACTGTTACGTTAACATTAAATGTCAATTCAATACCTACAATTGCTGTTAACAGCGGTACAATTTGTACTGGACAATCATTTACTATGAATCCTTCTGGCGCCAATACATATACGTATGAAGGTGGTAATGCTGTTGTAAGCCCTACTACAAATACGAATTATACAGTTGTAGGAACTAGTTCTGCTGGTTGTATTTCAAATGTCGTGACATCAAGTGTAACTGTGAACGCATCACCTATACCTACTATTACAGTTAATAGCGGTTCAATTTGCTCAGGAAATTCATTTACTATGTCTCCATCCGGAGCTGCTTCTTACACGTATCAAGGAGGAAATGCAGTTGTTAGTCCAACTTCAAACACTAACTATACAGTTGTAGGGACAAATACTGCTGGTTGTATTTCAAATGTTGTTACATCAAGTGTAACGGTTAACGCATTGCCTTTACCTACAATTTCAGTAAACTCAGGTACTTCTTGTGCCGGTGCTAATTTTACTCTGGTACCTTCAGGAGCAAATACCTATACTTTTCAAGGCGGAAGCGCAGTTGTTAGTCCAACTGCAAATGCCAGCTACACTGTAGTTGGTACAAATAGTGCGGGTTGTGTTTCTGCTACATTTGCTACAGCAAACATAACGGTTACAGCCGGTCCATCAGTTTCTGTTGCCGGTAATCAAACAATTTGTGTTGGAGAAACTACAACCTTAACTGCAAATGGAGGAGATTCTTATTTGTGGTTTAACACGGGTTCTAGTTCAAGCACAATTGCCGTTAGTCCAACTGTTACTACAGGTTATACTGTGCAAGGTACGTCTTCGGTGACGGGTTGTTCAAGTACATTTGTATCTAATGTTACAGTTAACTTGTGTACAGGTTTATCCAATCTGACAAACGAATTAAAAGGACTACAGGTTTATCCAAATCCTGCTGTAAATACTGTGATTGTTGAATTAAATAATGGTAAAGAGAAAAATATTATGCTAAGTGATTTATCAGGAAGAGTAATAAGCGAAAAAACAACTACTGATAATAAAGTTAGTGTTGATTTAAATAAATTATCTAACGGATTATACTTAATAAAAGTTCAAAGCGGAAATGCTGTAGAAACTATTAAATTAATCAAAGAGTAA
- a CDS encoding T9SS type A sorting domain-containing protein — MKKILFAIVLLFSVHFYFSQCTMTIVPIAQFGGPGTYVNPPNGFAGPYQVCNNAVVYDTLGTSNRRYYLQEGTTLYLKNAFFHYVYMDSTSTLVNLGGIGDHYVYKTIQANISGVITPTPVNCSAINFPTLTCNAPTVTGVPDLNMETEIIIYPNPTSDFINITHAKGKQFSIKDLSGRILETLYIEEEYFQFNVSEIETGIYLIEIKEVNQKNKQTKIIINR; from the coding sequence ATGAAAAAAATATTGTTTGCCATAGTATTACTATTTTCTGTTCACTTTTATTTTTCTCAATGCACCATGACTATAGTTCCTATTGCTCAATTTGGTGGTCCCGGTACTTATGTAAATCCACCCAATGGTTTTGCAGGACCCTATCAGGTATGTAACAATGCTGTGGTTTACGATACATTAGGCACATCCAATCGAAGATACTATTTACAAGAAGGAACAACACTTTATTTAAAAAATGCTTTTTTTCATTACGTGTACATGGACTCCACCTCTACCCTTGTAAATTTAGGCGGAATAGGCGATCACTATGTATATAAAACAATACAAGCGAATATATCAGGAGTTATTACGCCAACTCCGGTTAATTGTAGTGCAATCAATTTCCCTACCTTAACTTGTAATGCTCCAACGGTTACTGGCGTTCCGGATTTAAACATGGAGACTGAAATAATTATTTACCCAAATCCAACAAGTGATTTTATAAACATCACACATGCTAAGGGGAAACAATTTTCAATAAAAGATTTATCGGGAAGGATTTTAGAAACGCTTTATATAGAGGAAGAATACTTTCAATTTAATGTATCAGAAATTGAAACAGGTATTTACTTAATAGAAATAAAAGAGGTAAATCAAAAAAACAAACAAACAAAAATTATTATTAATCGGTAA
- a CDS encoding isocitrate dehydrogenase (NADP(+)): MSKIKVANPVVELDGDEMTRIIWKFIKDKLILPYLDLDIKYYDLGVEHRDATNDQVTIDSAEAIKKYNVGIKCATITPDEQRVEEFKLKQMWKSPNGTIRNILDGTVFREPIVCKNVPRLVPNWTAPICIGRHAFGDQYRATDFVTKGKGKLTVTFTPEGGGEAQSFEVYNFKGDGVALTMYNTDESIKGFAYSCFNTALAKKWPLYLSTKNTILKKYDGRFKDIFEEIYQKEFKAKFEAAGIVYEHRLIDDMVASALKWNGNFVWACKNYDGDVQSDTVAQGFGSLGLMTSVLVTPDGKTMEAEAAHGTVTRHYRDHQAGKPTSTNPIASIFAWTRGLEFRGKLDNNQELINFCHALEKVCVETVESGKMTKDLAVCIHGNKVKHGDHYLYTEEFLAAIDANLKLALSKATV; encoded by the coding sequence ATGTCAAAAATTAAAGTAGCCAATCCGGTTGTGGAATTAGACGGTGATGAAATGACCCGTATTATCTGGAAATTTATTAAAGATAAATTAATATTACCTTATCTTGATTTGGATATCAAGTATTATGATTTAGGTGTTGAACATCGTGATGCCACTAATGATCAGGTTACTATTGATTCGGCAGAAGCCATCAAAAAATACAATGTGGGTATTAAATGCGCCACCATTACTCCGGATGAGCAACGTGTGGAAGAATTTAAATTAAAACAAATGTGGAAGTCGCCAAATGGCACTATCCGTAATATATTAGACGGAACTGTTTTTCGTGAGCCCATCGTTTGTAAAAATGTACCTCGTTTAGTGCCGAATTGGACCGCACCGATTTGTATTGGACGCCATGCTTTTGGTGATCAATATCGTGCCACAGATTTTGTAACTAAAGGAAAGGGGAAATTAACCGTAACCTTTACACCGGAAGGTGGAGGAGAAGCTCAATCTTTTGAAGTGTATAATTTTAAAGGAGATGGAGTTGCATTAACCATGTACAATACCGATGAATCAATAAAAGGATTTGCATACTCTTGTTTTAATACTGCATTAGCTAAAAAGTGGCCATTATATCTTTCAACCAAAAACACAATTTTGAAAAAGTATGATGGTAGATTTAAAGATATATTCGAAGAGATTTATCAAAAAGAATTTAAAGCAAAATTTGAAGCTGCAGGTATTGTTTACGAACATCGTTTGATTGATGATATGGTGGCTTCTGCATTAAAATGGAACGGTAATTTTGTTTGGGCTTGTAAAAATTATGATGGAGACGTTCAGTCAGACACCGTAGCACAAGGATTTGGTTCATTAGGTTTAATGACCTCTGTGTTAGTTACTCCGGACGGAAAAACCATGGAAGCTGAGGCTGCGCACGGAACAGTTACTCGTCACTATCGCGATCATCAAGCAGGCAAACCAACTTCTACCAACCCAATTGCCAGTATTTTTGCTTGGACCAGAGGTTTGGAATTCAGAGGTAAATTAGATAATAATCAAGAATTAATTAATTTCTGTCATGCATTGGAAAAAGTTTGTGTTGAAACAGTTGAATCAGGTAAAATGACAAAAGATTTAGCCGTTTGTATACATGGTAATAAAGTAAAGCATGGCGATCACTATTTATATACAGAAGAATTTTTAGCAGCAATTGATGCGAATTTAAAATTGGCACTTTCAAAAGCAACAGTCTAA
- a CDS encoding NAD(P)-binding domain-containing protein, which produces MKKVAVIGSGAVGKTLAKGFLKHGYDTTIASRSEEKRKALAAEIGGNIKTASFADAAKSADIIVLAVKGHAAKNAITEIGIDNLKNKTVIDTGNPIADLAPVNGVLQYSSNLNKSLMEELQEICPDAHFVKGFSCVGSAFMVEPDFGGTKPSMFICGNNEQAKVEVKEILTKFGWEIEDMGMVEAARAIEPLAMLWCIPGMREGKWSHAFKLLKK; this is translated from the coding sequence ATGAAAAAAGTTGCAGTTATTGGCTCAGGCGCAGTTGGTAAAACATTGGCCAAAGGTTTTTTAAAACACGGATATGATACCACGATTGCTTCGAGGAGCGAAGAAAAAAGAAAGGCGCTGGCTGCTGAAATCGGAGGTAATATTAAAACTGCCAGTTTTGCCGATGCCGCTAAGAGCGCTGATATTATAGTATTGGCCGTTAAAGGACATGCTGCCAAAAATGCGATTACGGAAATAGGTATTGATAATTTAAAAAACAAAACCGTTATTGATACCGGAAACCCGATTGCCGATTTAGCTCCGGTTAATGGCGTATTACAGTATAGCAGTAATTTAAATAAATCGTTAATGGAAGAGTTGCAGGAAATTTGTCCGGATGCTCACTTTGTAAAAGGTTTTTCTTGCGTTGGAAGTGCTTTTATGGTTGAGCCGGATTTTGGAGGTACTAAACCCAGCATGTTTATTTGTGGAAATAATGAACAAGCCAAAGTAGAAGTGAAAGAAATACTTACCAAATTTGGCTGGGAAATTGAAGATATGGGAATGGTAGAAGCTGCTCGCGCAATAGAACCTTTAGCCATGCTTTGGTGTATACCCGGAATGCGAGAAGGTAAATGGAGCCATGCTTTTAAACTACTTAAAAAGTAG
- a CDS encoding phosphatidylserine decarboxylase family protein has translation MKFHKEGYVSLILVLIFGAIITGIAHYFFPTFFIAHLFAYVLSGFLLIVILQFFRDPKREFTKGDNLIIAPADGKVVVIEETEENEYFKDKRLQVSIFMSPINVHINRYPVKGVVSFFKYHPGKFLAAWEPKSSTENERTTVVVKHNNGKEILFRQIAGALARRIVWYCKEGDQAEQCGEMGFIKFGSRVDLFLPIGTKLNVKLNDVVKGSQSIIAEW, from the coding sequence ATGAAATTTCACAAAGAAGGATATGTAAGTTTAATATTAGTACTGATATTTGGAGCCATTATCACCGGAATTGCCCATTATTTTTTTCCCACATTTTTTATTGCGCATTTATTTGCCTATGTATTAAGTGGATTTTTACTCATCGTTATTCTCCAATTCTTTAGAGATCCTAAGCGGGAATTCACCAAGGGCGACAACCTCATTATTGCACCTGCGGATGGTAAGGTGGTGGTGATTGAGGAAACAGAAGAAAACGAATATTTTAAGGATAAACGTTTACAAGTAAGTATTTTCATGAGTCCAATAAATGTACACATCAATCGTTACCCTGTAAAAGGTGTAGTTAGTTTTTTTAAATACCATCCCGGTAAATTTTTAGCGGCCTGGGAACCCAAAAGCAGTACAGAAAATGAAAGAACAACAGTAGTAGTTAAACATAATAACGGAAAAGAAATTTTATTCCGACAAATTGCCGGTGCTCTTGCAAGAAGAATAGTATGGTATTGTAAAGAAGGAGATCAGGCAGAACAATGCGGAGAAATGGGTTTTATAAAATTTGGTTCGAGGGTAGATTTATTTTTACCAATTGGTACAAAATTAAATGTAAAATTAAATGATGTGGTAAAAGGCTCACAAAGCATTATTGCCGAATGGTAA